From a region of the Buteo buteo chromosome 7, bButBut1.hap1.1, whole genome shotgun sequence genome:
- the HLTF gene encoding helicase-like transcription factor isoform X2 — MSWGLPKDSARGYCQYNICRGERNYSCFSSPDFYSSLGLEDFLSVGDTSGAEEDTDLAILYGTLRGSVVGLRYYTGIVNNNEMVALQREPNNPYDKNAVKVNNVNGDQVGHIKKELAAALAGIMDNKLALIEGVVPYGAKNAFTMPVQMSFWGREENKEAVLDQLKRHGFKLAPPLKGSECGFGSKWISGRAGPSYSAPVHAAVQLTTEQLKSEFDKLFEDLKEDDKTCEMEGAEAVGTPLLPHQKQALAWMVSRENSNDLPPFWEERSNFYYNILTNFAEKKRPKNVLGGILADDMGLGKTLTTIALILTNFQDSKPLPVEKITSDKFYEESGTNSMNSVGRRLCKDSSNVMEPGVSNIKKFETTPLKYSSCLPKRYLREKAKKPRYSGSSDLGESEEWLLQQTETTSCVVQEDTGFASVLLPSSTCLKRQTKRKGTAGVQCVEKKYSDDGPRATLIVCPLSVLSNWIDQFEQHIHQDFRVNIYVYYGSDRSKDPSVLSEQDIVLTTYNILATDYGIRGDSPLHKVRWLRIVLDEGHTIRNPNAQQTKAALNLEGHRRWVLTGTPIQNSVKDLWSLISFLKLKPFTDREWWHRTIQRPVTMGAPGGLGRLQSLIRSITLRRTKTSKVKGKPILELPERKVLIQHVTLTEEERQIYQSVKKEGKAAISRFFSEGTVLAHYADILGVLLRLRQLCCHPHLCINASSSFSADNKTSEELPETLVSKMKLVLSSGSDEECAVCLESLTLPVITRCAHVFCKPCIFEVIRSEQPNAKCPLCRNELRVEHLVECPLEEEIDSSNGKKSDREWISSSKINALMHALVELRRDNPTAKCLVVSQFTTFLSLIENPLKESGFAFTRLDGSMAQKKRVEAIHCFQSSQAGSPTVMLLSLKAGGVGLNLTAASRVFLMDPAWNPAAEDQCFDRCHRLGQEHNVVITKFIVKDSVEENMLKIQNKKRELAAGAFATKKPSASEVKQTKINEIKALIDL; from the exons ATGTCCTGGGGGCTGCCCAA agaTTCTGCGAGAGGATACTGTCAGTATAACATctgcagaggagagagaaactactcctgtttttcctctcctgacTTTTACTCCAGTCTTGGGTTGGAAGACTTCCTCTCTGTAGGTGACACTtctggagcagaggaggataCAGACTTGGCTATCTTATATGGAACCTTGCGAGGAAGTGTTGTTGGATTACGATACTACACAGGGATT gTTAATAACAATGAAATGGTTGCACTTCAGAGGGAGCCCAATAATCCTTATgataaaaatgcagtgaaagtAAATAATGTGAATGGAGACCAGGTAGGCCATATAAAAAAAGAACTAGCGGCAGCATTGGCAGGCATTATGGACAACAAACTAGCATTAATTGAAGG GGTTGTCCCTTATGGAGCAAAAAATGCCTTTACCATGCCTGTACAAATGAGCTtttggggaagagaagaaaacaaggaagcaGTGCTAGATCAGCTAAAAAGGCACGGATTTAAATTGGCTCCTCCTCTGAAAG GTTCAGAATGTGGTTTTGGATCAAAGTGGATTTCTGGGAGAGCTGGTCCAAGTTACAGTGCTCCGGTTCATGCTGCTGTGCAGTTGACAACTGAACAG CTTAAAAGTGAATTTGACAAATTGTTTGAGGATCTGAAGGAAGATGATAAAACTTGTGAAATGGAAGGAGCAGAG GCTGTTGGCACACCCTTGCTTCCCCATCAGAAGCAGGCTTTAGCTTGGATGGTTTCACGTGAGAACAGTAATGATTTGCCACCCTTTTGGGAAGAGAGAAGTAACTTCTACTACAATATACTTACaaactttgcagaaaagaagcGACCTAAAAATGTTCTTGGAGGAATACTGGCTGATGATATGGGACTG GGTAAAACGCTTACTACTATTGCATTGATTCTCACAAATTTTCAAGATAGCAAGCCTCTTCCTGTTGAAAAGATCACAAGTGATAAGTTTTATGAG GAATCTGGTACTAACAGCATGAACAGCGTTGGACGCAGACTATGTAAAG ACTCTAGCAATGTGATGGAGCCTGGTGTTTCTAACATAAAAAAGTTTGAAACTACTCCATTGAAATACTCAAGTTGTCTTCCAAAAAG ATATCTTAGAGAGAAAGCCAAGAAACCCAGATATTCAGGAAGCAGTGACTTGGGAGAGTCTGAAGAATGGCTACTGCAACAAACAGAAA CAACTTCCTGTGTTGTCCAAGAAGATACAGGCTTTGCATCTGTTCTTCTACCTTCATCTACTtgtttaaaaagacaaacaaaaagaaaag GTACTGCTGGCGTTCAGTGTGTTGAGAAGAAATATTCTGATGATGGCCCCAGAGCAACACTGATTGTGTGTCCACTCTCTGTCCTGAGCAATTGGATT GACCAGTTTGAACAACACATCCACCAAGATTTTCgtgtaaatatttatgtttattaCGGTTCTGACCGTAGCAAAGACCCATCAGTTCTTTCAGAACAAGACATCGTACTGACAACATACAACATCTTAGCTACGGATTACGGA ATCAGAGGTGACAGCCCTCTACATAAAGTCAGGTGGCTGAGAATTGTGTTGGATGAGGGGCACACTATACGAAATCCAAATGCTCAGCAAACTAAAGCTGCCTTAAATCTGGAGGGACACAGAAGATGGGTACTTACAG gCACTCCTATTCAGAATTCTGTAAAGGATTTGTGGtctcttatttcctttttaaaactgaaaccttTTACTGATCGAGAGTGGTGGCACAGAACAATTCAACGTCCAGTCACAATGGGAGCTCCAGGAGGACTTGG gcGTTTACAGTCTCTGATTAGGAGCATTACCCTTAGAAGAACTAAAACAAGTAAAGTTAAAGGAAAACCCATTCTGGAATTACCAGAACGTAAAGTACTTATTCAGCATGTTACGTTGACAGAGGAAGAGAGACAAATCTATCAATCTGTGAAGAAGGAGGGCAAAGCTGCTATTAGCAG ATTTTTCAGTGAAGGGACTGTACTAGCTCACTATGCTGACATCCTTGGTGTCCTGCTGAGATTGAGGCAGCTTTGTTGTCATCCTCATCTCTGTATAAATGCATCTTCTAGTTTTTCAGCTG aTAATAAAACCTCTGAAGAACTGCCTGAGACATTAGTGAGTAAAATGAAGTTGGTTCTGAGCTCTGGTTCAGATGAAGAATGTGCAGTTTGCTTGGAATCACTGACTCTTCCTGTGATAACACGCTGTGCGCATGTCTTTTGTAAGCCATGTATTTTTGAAGTCATCAGAAGTGAACAG CCAAATGCCAAATGCCCTCTCTGTAGGAATGAGCTTAGAGTAGAGCACTTGGTGGAATGTCCCCTAGAAGAGGAAATAGACTCCAGTAATGGAAAGAAGTCTGATCGGGAGTGGATATCCAGTTCAAAG ATAAATGCTCTCATGCATGCTTTGGTAGAACTACGGAGGGATAATCCAACTGCTAAATGTCTGGTTGTTTCTCAGTTCACAACTTTCCTGTCGCTGATAGAAAATCCCTTGAA AGAATCAGGGTTTGCCTTCACTCGTTTGGATGGCTCAAtggcacagaagaaaagagtaGAAGCAATTCATTGTTTCCAAAGCAGCCAAGCAGGATCCCCAACTGTAATGCTTTTGTCTCTGAAAGCAGGTGGAGTTGGATTAAATCTGACAGCAGCTTCCCGAGTGTTTTTAATGGATCCT GCTTGGAATCCTGCTGCAGAAGACCAGTGTTTTGACAGGTGTCACAGGCTGGGTCAGGAGCATAATGTTGTTATTACTAAG ttcaTAGTGAAGGattcagtggaagaaaatatgctgaaaattCAGAACAAGAAGAGGGAACTTGCAGCAGGAGCCTTTGCTACCAAAAAGCCTTCAGCAAGTGaagtaaaacaaaccaaaattaatgaaattaaggCTCTAATTGACTTATAG
- the HLTF gene encoding helicase-like transcription factor isoform X1, which yields MSWGLPKDSARGYCQYNICRGERNYSCFSSPDFYSSLGLEDFLSVGDTSGAEEDTDLAILYGTLRGSVVGLRYYTGIVNNNEMVALQREPNNPYDKNAVKVNNVNGDQVGHIKKELAAALAGIMDNKLALIEGVVPYGAKNAFTMPVQMSFWGREENKEAVLDQLKRHGFKLAPPLKVGSECGFGSKWISGRAGPSYSAPVHAAVQLTTEQLKSEFDKLFEDLKEDDKTCEMEGAEAVGTPLLPHQKQALAWMVSRENSNDLPPFWEERSNFYYNILTNFAEKKRPKNVLGGILADDMGLGKTLTTIALILTNFQDSKPLPVEKITSDKFYEESGTNSMNSVGRRLCKDSSNVMEPGVSNIKKFETTPLKYSSCLPKRYLREKAKKPRYSGSSDLGESEEWLLQQTETTSCVVQEDTGFASVLLPSSTCLKRQTKRKGTAGVQCVEKKYSDDGPRATLIVCPLSVLSNWIDQFEQHIHQDFRVNIYVYYGSDRSKDPSVLSEQDIVLTTYNILATDYGIRGDSPLHKVRWLRIVLDEGHTIRNPNAQQTKAALNLEGHRRWVLTGTPIQNSVKDLWSLISFLKLKPFTDREWWHRTIQRPVTMGAPGGLGRLQSLIRSITLRRTKTSKVKGKPILELPERKVLIQHVTLTEEERQIYQSVKKEGKAAISRFFSEGTVLAHYADILGVLLRLRQLCCHPHLCINASSSFSADNKTSEELPETLVSKMKLVLSSGSDEECAVCLESLTLPVITRCAHVFCKPCIFEVIRSEQPNAKCPLCRNELRVEHLVECPLEEEIDSSNGKKSDREWISSSKINALMHALVELRRDNPTAKCLVVSQFTTFLSLIENPLKESGFAFTRLDGSMAQKKRVEAIHCFQSSQAGSPTVMLLSLKAGGVGLNLTAASRVFLMDPAWNPAAEDQCFDRCHRLGQEHNVVITKFIVKDSVEENMLKIQNKKRELAAGAFATKKPSASEVKQTKINEIKALIDL from the exons ATGTCCTGGGGGCTGCCCAA agaTTCTGCGAGAGGATACTGTCAGTATAACATctgcagaggagagagaaactactcctgtttttcctctcctgacTTTTACTCCAGTCTTGGGTTGGAAGACTTCCTCTCTGTAGGTGACACTtctggagcagaggaggataCAGACTTGGCTATCTTATATGGAACCTTGCGAGGAAGTGTTGTTGGATTACGATACTACACAGGGATT gTTAATAACAATGAAATGGTTGCACTTCAGAGGGAGCCCAATAATCCTTATgataaaaatgcagtgaaagtAAATAATGTGAATGGAGACCAGGTAGGCCATATAAAAAAAGAACTAGCGGCAGCATTGGCAGGCATTATGGACAACAAACTAGCATTAATTGAAGG GGTTGTCCCTTATGGAGCAAAAAATGCCTTTACCATGCCTGTACAAATGAGCTtttggggaagagaagaaaacaaggaagcaGTGCTAGATCAGCTAAAAAGGCACGGATTTAAATTGGCTCCTCCTCTGAAAG TAGGTTCAGAATGTGGTTTTGGATCAAAGTGGATTTCTGGGAGAGCTGGTCCAAGTTACAGTGCTCCGGTTCATGCTGCTGTGCAGTTGACAACTGAACAG CTTAAAAGTGAATTTGACAAATTGTTTGAGGATCTGAAGGAAGATGATAAAACTTGTGAAATGGAAGGAGCAGAG GCTGTTGGCACACCCTTGCTTCCCCATCAGAAGCAGGCTTTAGCTTGGATGGTTTCACGTGAGAACAGTAATGATTTGCCACCCTTTTGGGAAGAGAGAAGTAACTTCTACTACAATATACTTACaaactttgcagaaaagaagcGACCTAAAAATGTTCTTGGAGGAATACTGGCTGATGATATGGGACTG GGTAAAACGCTTACTACTATTGCATTGATTCTCACAAATTTTCAAGATAGCAAGCCTCTTCCTGTTGAAAAGATCACAAGTGATAAGTTTTATGAG GAATCTGGTACTAACAGCATGAACAGCGTTGGACGCAGACTATGTAAAG ACTCTAGCAATGTGATGGAGCCTGGTGTTTCTAACATAAAAAAGTTTGAAACTACTCCATTGAAATACTCAAGTTGTCTTCCAAAAAG ATATCTTAGAGAGAAAGCCAAGAAACCCAGATATTCAGGAAGCAGTGACTTGGGAGAGTCTGAAGAATGGCTACTGCAACAAACAGAAA CAACTTCCTGTGTTGTCCAAGAAGATACAGGCTTTGCATCTGTTCTTCTACCTTCATCTACTtgtttaaaaagacaaacaaaaagaaaag GTACTGCTGGCGTTCAGTGTGTTGAGAAGAAATATTCTGATGATGGCCCCAGAGCAACACTGATTGTGTGTCCACTCTCTGTCCTGAGCAATTGGATT GACCAGTTTGAACAACACATCCACCAAGATTTTCgtgtaaatatttatgtttattaCGGTTCTGACCGTAGCAAAGACCCATCAGTTCTTTCAGAACAAGACATCGTACTGACAACATACAACATCTTAGCTACGGATTACGGA ATCAGAGGTGACAGCCCTCTACATAAAGTCAGGTGGCTGAGAATTGTGTTGGATGAGGGGCACACTATACGAAATCCAAATGCTCAGCAAACTAAAGCTGCCTTAAATCTGGAGGGACACAGAAGATGGGTACTTACAG gCACTCCTATTCAGAATTCTGTAAAGGATTTGTGGtctcttatttcctttttaaaactgaaaccttTTACTGATCGAGAGTGGTGGCACAGAACAATTCAACGTCCAGTCACAATGGGAGCTCCAGGAGGACTTGG gcGTTTACAGTCTCTGATTAGGAGCATTACCCTTAGAAGAACTAAAACAAGTAAAGTTAAAGGAAAACCCATTCTGGAATTACCAGAACGTAAAGTACTTATTCAGCATGTTACGTTGACAGAGGAAGAGAGACAAATCTATCAATCTGTGAAGAAGGAGGGCAAAGCTGCTATTAGCAG ATTTTTCAGTGAAGGGACTGTACTAGCTCACTATGCTGACATCCTTGGTGTCCTGCTGAGATTGAGGCAGCTTTGTTGTCATCCTCATCTCTGTATAAATGCATCTTCTAGTTTTTCAGCTG aTAATAAAACCTCTGAAGAACTGCCTGAGACATTAGTGAGTAAAATGAAGTTGGTTCTGAGCTCTGGTTCAGATGAAGAATGTGCAGTTTGCTTGGAATCACTGACTCTTCCTGTGATAACACGCTGTGCGCATGTCTTTTGTAAGCCATGTATTTTTGAAGTCATCAGAAGTGAACAG CCAAATGCCAAATGCCCTCTCTGTAGGAATGAGCTTAGAGTAGAGCACTTGGTGGAATGTCCCCTAGAAGAGGAAATAGACTCCAGTAATGGAAAGAAGTCTGATCGGGAGTGGATATCCAGTTCAAAG ATAAATGCTCTCATGCATGCTTTGGTAGAACTACGGAGGGATAATCCAACTGCTAAATGTCTGGTTGTTTCTCAGTTCACAACTTTCCTGTCGCTGATAGAAAATCCCTTGAA AGAATCAGGGTTTGCCTTCACTCGTTTGGATGGCTCAAtggcacagaagaaaagagtaGAAGCAATTCATTGTTTCCAAAGCAGCCAAGCAGGATCCCCAACTGTAATGCTTTTGTCTCTGAAAGCAGGTGGAGTTGGATTAAATCTGACAGCAGCTTCCCGAGTGTTTTTAATGGATCCT GCTTGGAATCCTGCTGCAGAAGACCAGTGTTTTGACAGGTGTCACAGGCTGGGTCAGGAGCATAATGTTGTTATTACTAAG ttcaTAGTGAAGGattcagtggaagaaaatatgctgaaaattCAGAACAAGAAGAGGGAACTTGCAGCAGGAGCCTTTGCTACCAAAAAGCCTTCAGCAAGTGaagtaaaacaaaccaaaattaatgaaattaaggCTCTAATTGACTTATAG
- the HLTF gene encoding helicase-like transcription factor isoform X4 — protein sequence MVALQREPNNPYDKNAVKVNNVNGDQVGHIKKELAAALAGIMDNKLALIEGVVPYGAKNAFTMPVQMSFWGREENKEAVLDQLKRHGFKLAPPLKVGSECGFGSKWISGRAGPSYSAPVHAAVQLTTEQLKSEFDKLFEDLKEDDKTCEMEGAEAVGTPLLPHQKQALAWMVSRENSNDLPPFWEERSNFYYNILTNFAEKKRPKNVLGGILADDMGLGKTLTTIALILTNFQDSKPLPVEKITSDKFYEESGTNSMNSVGRRLCKDSSNVMEPGVSNIKKFETTPLKYSSCLPKRYLREKAKKPRYSGSSDLGESEEWLLQQTETTSCVVQEDTGFASVLLPSSTCLKRQTKRKGTAGVQCVEKKYSDDGPRATLIVCPLSVLSNWIDQFEQHIHQDFRVNIYVYYGSDRSKDPSVLSEQDIVLTTYNILATDYGIRGDSPLHKVRWLRIVLDEGHTIRNPNAQQTKAALNLEGHRRWVLTGTPIQNSVKDLWSLISFLKLKPFTDREWWHRTIQRPVTMGAPGGLGRLQSLIRSITLRRTKTSKVKGKPILELPERKVLIQHVTLTEEERQIYQSVKKEGKAAISRFFSEGTVLAHYADILGVLLRLRQLCCHPHLCINASSSFSADNKTSEELPETLVSKMKLVLSSGSDEECAVCLESLTLPVITRCAHVFCKPCIFEVIRSEQPNAKCPLCRNELRVEHLVECPLEEEIDSSNGKKSDREWISSSKINALMHALVELRRDNPTAKCLVVSQFTTFLSLIENPLKESGFAFTRLDGSMAQKKRVEAIHCFQSSQAGSPTVMLLSLKAGGVGLNLTAASRVFLMDPAWNPAAEDQCFDRCHRLGQEHNVVITKFIVKDSVEENMLKIQNKKRELAAGAFATKKPSASEVKQTKINEIKALIDL from the exons ATGGTTGCACTTCAGAGGGAGCCCAATAATCCTTATgataaaaatgcagtgaaagtAAATAATGTGAATGGAGACCAGGTAGGCCATATAAAAAAAGAACTAGCGGCAGCATTGGCAGGCATTATGGACAACAAACTAGCATTAATTGAAGG GGTTGTCCCTTATGGAGCAAAAAATGCCTTTACCATGCCTGTACAAATGAGCTtttggggaagagaagaaaacaaggaagcaGTGCTAGATCAGCTAAAAAGGCACGGATTTAAATTGGCTCCTCCTCTGAAAG TAGGTTCAGAATGTGGTTTTGGATCAAAGTGGATTTCTGGGAGAGCTGGTCCAAGTTACAGTGCTCCGGTTCATGCTGCTGTGCAGTTGACAACTGAACAG CTTAAAAGTGAATTTGACAAATTGTTTGAGGATCTGAAGGAAGATGATAAAACTTGTGAAATGGAAGGAGCAGAG GCTGTTGGCACACCCTTGCTTCCCCATCAGAAGCAGGCTTTAGCTTGGATGGTTTCACGTGAGAACAGTAATGATTTGCCACCCTTTTGGGAAGAGAGAAGTAACTTCTACTACAATATACTTACaaactttgcagaaaagaagcGACCTAAAAATGTTCTTGGAGGAATACTGGCTGATGATATGGGACTG GGTAAAACGCTTACTACTATTGCATTGATTCTCACAAATTTTCAAGATAGCAAGCCTCTTCCTGTTGAAAAGATCACAAGTGATAAGTTTTATGAG GAATCTGGTACTAACAGCATGAACAGCGTTGGACGCAGACTATGTAAAG ACTCTAGCAATGTGATGGAGCCTGGTGTTTCTAACATAAAAAAGTTTGAAACTACTCCATTGAAATACTCAAGTTGTCTTCCAAAAAG ATATCTTAGAGAGAAAGCCAAGAAACCCAGATATTCAGGAAGCAGTGACTTGGGAGAGTCTGAAGAATGGCTACTGCAACAAACAGAAA CAACTTCCTGTGTTGTCCAAGAAGATACAGGCTTTGCATCTGTTCTTCTACCTTCATCTACTtgtttaaaaagacaaacaaaaagaaaag GTACTGCTGGCGTTCAGTGTGTTGAGAAGAAATATTCTGATGATGGCCCCAGAGCAACACTGATTGTGTGTCCACTCTCTGTCCTGAGCAATTGGATT GACCAGTTTGAACAACACATCCACCAAGATTTTCgtgtaaatatttatgtttattaCGGTTCTGACCGTAGCAAAGACCCATCAGTTCTTTCAGAACAAGACATCGTACTGACAACATACAACATCTTAGCTACGGATTACGGA ATCAGAGGTGACAGCCCTCTACATAAAGTCAGGTGGCTGAGAATTGTGTTGGATGAGGGGCACACTATACGAAATCCAAATGCTCAGCAAACTAAAGCTGCCTTAAATCTGGAGGGACACAGAAGATGGGTACTTACAG gCACTCCTATTCAGAATTCTGTAAAGGATTTGTGGtctcttatttcctttttaaaactgaaaccttTTACTGATCGAGAGTGGTGGCACAGAACAATTCAACGTCCAGTCACAATGGGAGCTCCAGGAGGACTTGG gcGTTTACAGTCTCTGATTAGGAGCATTACCCTTAGAAGAACTAAAACAAGTAAAGTTAAAGGAAAACCCATTCTGGAATTACCAGAACGTAAAGTACTTATTCAGCATGTTACGTTGACAGAGGAAGAGAGACAAATCTATCAATCTGTGAAGAAGGAGGGCAAAGCTGCTATTAGCAG ATTTTTCAGTGAAGGGACTGTACTAGCTCACTATGCTGACATCCTTGGTGTCCTGCTGAGATTGAGGCAGCTTTGTTGTCATCCTCATCTCTGTATAAATGCATCTTCTAGTTTTTCAGCTG aTAATAAAACCTCTGAAGAACTGCCTGAGACATTAGTGAGTAAAATGAAGTTGGTTCTGAGCTCTGGTTCAGATGAAGAATGTGCAGTTTGCTTGGAATCACTGACTCTTCCTGTGATAACACGCTGTGCGCATGTCTTTTGTAAGCCATGTATTTTTGAAGTCATCAGAAGTGAACAG CCAAATGCCAAATGCCCTCTCTGTAGGAATGAGCTTAGAGTAGAGCACTTGGTGGAATGTCCCCTAGAAGAGGAAATAGACTCCAGTAATGGAAAGAAGTCTGATCGGGAGTGGATATCCAGTTCAAAG ATAAATGCTCTCATGCATGCTTTGGTAGAACTACGGAGGGATAATCCAACTGCTAAATGTCTGGTTGTTTCTCAGTTCACAACTTTCCTGTCGCTGATAGAAAATCCCTTGAA AGAATCAGGGTTTGCCTTCACTCGTTTGGATGGCTCAAtggcacagaagaaaagagtaGAAGCAATTCATTGTTTCCAAAGCAGCCAAGCAGGATCCCCAACTGTAATGCTTTTGTCTCTGAAAGCAGGTGGAGTTGGATTAAATCTGACAGCAGCTTCCCGAGTGTTTTTAATGGATCCT GCTTGGAATCCTGCTGCAGAAGACCAGTGTTTTGACAGGTGTCACAGGCTGGGTCAGGAGCATAATGTTGTTATTACTAAG ttcaTAGTGAAGGattcagtggaagaaaatatgctgaaaattCAGAACAAGAAGAGGGAACTTGCAGCAGGAGCCTTTGCTACCAAAAAGCCTTCAGCAAGTGaagtaaaacaaaccaaaattaatgaaattaaggCTCTAATTGACTTATAG